The Methanosarcina barkeri MS DNA window AAATATGAATACGATAAAGAGAAAAAAGTGATTAAATACGACCGAATGCTTTTTTCTTCAATGGTATATCCCTCAGACTATGGTTTTTTCCCAAACACCCTGGCCCTTGACGGTGATCCTTTAGATGCCATGGTTTTAACCTGGGAACCTACATTTCCGGGATGTATAATAGATGTACATCTTGTGGCACTATTTGACATGGAAGATGATAAAGGAAGAGATCAAAAAATACTCTGTGTTCCAAAGAATGACCCTATGTGGAATTATATTGAGACAGTTGAGCAGGTTCCACCTCATCTATTTAAGGAGATTACTAACTTTTTCCAAACTTATAAAAATTTAGAAGAAAAACGCGTGAAGGTTATCGGTTGGAAAGACCTCGAAACAGCAGTCACTATACTTCAGGAAGCTAAAGATCGATATATCGAACAAAAGAAATAAGAACAAAAGAAATAAAATCATCAGTGAGGGCTTAAGCTCTATAATTTGTCCAGCTAAGTGACCCTTAAAAATTTATTGCTTTTATAGTCTTGCCTATGCCCGGAGACAGATCTTCCTCATTGAGCTTGGTAAAGTCCCACTCTGATTCAACTACCTCAGCTCCTCTGTCTTTTTGACCACTCTATCCGTCGATCATGAGCCATTTTCAGCAGGAAATCTTCTGCGGCTTCAGATAAATTACAGTATTCATGCCAAAGCCATCCGCATGGTTGCTCTGGCACTACAATTATTCCTTTTTTATCCGCAACACCCTGAAGGATTATCTGTGCGGCTTCTTCAGCTGGAATTGCATCTTCAGGGGCTTTTATCTCTTCATGAACTGGACCCAGTATAGGCTTTTTCCAGATCCGTGAAACGACAGCTGCGGGACATGTAACTGAAAAATGAATGCCTTCTTCAGCAAATTCGTACCGCATGCTTTCACTCATCCCAACAACTGCATACTTGGTAGCGCAATAAAGAGACTGGAATGGGAAAGGTATCAGTCCTGCAAGTGAAGCCGTGTTAACAATATGCCCTCCACCCTGAAGACGCATAAATGGCAACGCGGCATTAATTCCGTATATAACGCTCCAGAGATTGACATCAATAATAGATCGCCAGTGTTCAAGCGTAGCGTCAACAGTCGGCATCGTACCTCCAATTCCCGCATTATTAAATAGAAAGTCAATTCTACCTTCCGCGGCAACCGTATCCTGAATAGCTTTATCCACCTCCGGCTGTTTTGTCACATCAACAAGCAGAATTCGAATCTGTTCGGCATATGAATCAAGAGTCTTAGCCGCTGATTCCAGACTTTCCGCATTTCGACCAGCCATGAAGACTATTGCTCCCTTTTTCAGAAGCTCTTCACTTATCGCATACCCGATTCCGGAATTTGCACCGGTTACCAGACAATATTTATCCTTGAAATATTCATCATTCCCCACTTTCATTCCCCACTTTCATTCCCCACTTTCATTCCCCACTTTCATTCCCCACTTTCATTCCCCACTTTCATTCCCCATTCTACTTTTCACGTTTCTCTTTCGATTGATTCTTTTTGACTTACTTTACTTTATATGAGGGTTAAGACTCACACTGCCTAATTATCGCCAGAGTAGCTACTACATAGGCAACAGGCCCTGTATAAATCCCCTTGAACAGTGCCACTCTGTTTACAGAAAGCTCCGTGATGTCGAATAAAAAGAACATGGAAATGGTTAAAGTCACCATGACCAATACGGTACAGATGAACAGCACCGTGCCCAGTAATACCCCTCTCCTCGGCAACCTTGACAGTATCGGCCCGGGCTGGGGCAGGTTTTCATCTTTGAATCGGCCAGCACGAAGTTGACGATTAATATCAGCTGCCGAGAAGACCGCCACAAGCCAGGTCATCACGATTGAAGTGATTATCGTATCAACCACAATTCCGGATAAGGCAACGGTATCCACGTTCCTGTTGATGAAAAATGCCAGGAGAGGGTTTACCACCATGTTAATCAGGGCGGCTGCCAGGGCCTGTTTCTGGATATACGAATCTATCGAATCCAAGAATCACCATACCTCCGCCCCGCCGTCAAAGTGAGCAGTGAAGACCTTGCCTGGATCCTCTGTCTCCTCTACATTGGGGATCCTGCGTGCTTCCAGGCTCCCATATCCCGCAGGGACATACAGT harbors:
- a CDS encoding inorganic diphosphatase, translated to MTERQVESVLIEIPKGSRNKYEYDKEKKVIKYDRMLFSSMVYPSDYGFFPNTLALDGDPLDAMVLTWEPTFPGCIIDVHLVALFDMEDDKGRDQKILCVPKNDPMWNYIETVEQVPPHLFKEITNFFQTYKNLEEKRVKVIGWKDLETAVTILQEAKDRYIEQKK
- a CDS encoding SDR family NAD(P)-dependent oxidoreductase, which codes for MGNDEYFKDKYCLVTGANSGIGYAISEELLKKGAIVFMAGRNAESLESAAKTLDSYAEQIRILLVDVTKQPEVDKAIQDTVAAEGRIDFLFNNAGIGGTMPTVDATLEHWRSIIDVNLWSVIYGINAALPFMRLQGGGHIVNTASLAGLIPFPFQSLYCATKYAVVGMSESMRYEFAEEGIHFSVTCPAAVVSRIWKKPILGPVHEEIKAPEDAIPAEEAAQIILQGVADKKGIIVVPEQPCGWLWHEYCNLSEAAEDFLLKMAHDRRIEWSKRQRS